The following are from one region of the Corynebacterium hindlerae genome:
- a CDS encoding NADP-dependent isocitrate dehydrogenase, with amino-acid sequence MAKIIYTRTDEAPLLATYSLKPVVEAFASTAGIEVETRDISLAGRILSQFPDFLNEDQKVDDALAELGELAKTPEANIIKLPNISASVPQLKAAIKELQEQGYALPEYPDAPETDEEKDVRARYDAVKGSAVNPVLREGNSDRRAPIAVKNFAKKNPHRMGAWTADSKTNVATMDANDFRHNEQSVIMPTADTLTIKLVKVDGSEEVLKEGLKVLEGEVVDSTVMRVAALDEFLAEQVKRAKEEGVLFSTHLKATMMKVSDPIIFGHVVRAFFKDVFAQYGEQLLAAGLDGENGLGAILAGLSELDNGAEIKAAFDKALAEGPAVAMVNSDKGITNLHVPSDVIVDASMPAMIRTSGHMWNAAGEEQDTLAVLPDSSYAGVYQTVIEDCKKNGAFDPATMGTVPNVGLMAQKAEEYGSHDKTFKIAADGKVVVVNAAGDVLMEHEVSTGDIWRACQTKDAPIQDWVKLAVTRSRLSGMPAVFWLDPERAHDRNLITLVEKYLKDHDTEGLDIRVLSPVEATQFSIDRMRRGEDTISVTGNVLRDYNTDLFPILELGTSAKMLSIVPLMAGGGLFETGAGGSAPKHVQQVQEENHLRWDSLGEFLALAESLRHFANTAGIDKAAVLADALDKATEKLLDENLSPSRKVGEIDNRGSHFFLTKFWAEELAAQSADAELAGIFQPVAASLAAASAEIEKDLLDNQGSPADLGGYYAPAEDKVTAVMRPSAKFNEIIDALKK; translated from the coding sequence TTGGCAAAGATCATTTACACCCGCACCGACGAGGCTCCGCTTCTCGCAACCTACTCACTCAAGCCAGTAGTTGAAGCTTTCGCTTCCACCGCAGGTATCGAAGTTGAGACCCGCGATATTTCCCTCGCCGGCCGCATCCTGTCCCAGTTCCCAGACTTCCTGAATGAGGACCAGAAGGTCGACGACGCCCTCGCTGAGCTGGGCGAACTGGCCAAGACCCCAGAAGCAAACATCATCAAGCTTCCAAACATCTCTGCTTCCGTCCCCCAGCTCAAGGCCGCGATCAAGGAACTGCAGGAGCAGGGCTACGCACTCCCTGAGTACCCAGATGCTCCTGAGACCGATGAGGAAAAGGACGTCCGCGCACGTTACGACGCTGTCAAGGGCTCCGCTGTGAACCCCGTGCTGCGTGAGGGCAACTCCGACCGCCGCGCCCCAATCGCTGTGAAGAACTTCGCTAAGAAGAACCCACACCGCATGGGCGCATGGACCGCGGATTCCAAGACCAACGTCGCCACCATGGACGCTAACGACTTCCGACACAACGAGCAGTCCGTGATCATGCCTACAGCTGATACCCTGACCATCAAGCTGGTCAAGGTTGACGGTTCCGAAGAGGTCCTGAAGGAGGGCCTGAAGGTCCTCGAGGGTGAAGTTGTCGACTCCACCGTCATGCGCGTAGCTGCCCTGGATGAGTTCCTGGCTGAGCAGGTCAAGCGTGCGAAGGAGGAGGGCGTTCTGTTCTCCACCCACCTCAAGGCCACCATGATGAAGGTCTCCGACCCAATCATCTTCGGTCACGTCGTCCGCGCGTTCTTCAAGGACGTCTTCGCACAGTACGGTGAGCAGCTGCTCGCAGCCGGCCTCGACGGCGAGAACGGCCTCGGCGCTATCCTCGCTGGCCTGTCCGAGCTGGACAACGGTGCAGAGATCAAGGCTGCCTTCGACAAGGCTCTGGCCGAGGGGCCTGCAGTGGCCATGGTGAACTCCGACAAGGGCATCACCAACCTGCACGTGCCTTCCGACGTCATCGTCGACGCCTCCATGCCAGCCATGATCCGTACCTCCGGCCACATGTGGAACGCTGCTGGCGAAGAGCAGGACACCCTGGCAGTGCTGCCGGATTCCTCCTACGCTGGCGTCTACCAGACCGTCATTGAGGACTGCAAGAAGAACGGCGCCTTCGATCCAGCCACCATGGGCACCGTCCCTAACGTTGGTCTGATGGCTCAGAAGGCTGAGGAATACGGCTCCCACGACAAGACCTTCAAGATTGCCGCTGACGGCAAGGTCGTCGTCGTTAATGCTGCCGGCGACGTTCTGATGGAGCACGAGGTATCCACCGGCGACATCTGGCGCGCATGCCAGACCAAGGACGCCCCAATCCAGGACTGGGTCAAGCTCGCTGTCACCCGTTCCCGCCTCTCCGGCATGCCAGCAGTCTTCTGGCTCGATCCAGAGCGCGCACACGACCGCAACCTGATCACCCTGGTGGAGAAGTACCTGAAGGATCACGACACCGAGGGCCTCGACATTCGTGTCCTTTCCCCAGTGGAGGCCACCCAGTTCTCCATCGATCGCATGCGTCGTGGCGAGGACACCATCTCCGTCACCGGTAACGTGCTGCGTGACTACAACACCGACCTCTTCCCAATCCTTGAGCTCGGGACCTCCGCAAAGATGCTGTCCATCGTTCCTCTGATGGCGGGCGGCGGCCTGTTCGAGACCGGCGCTGGCGGCTCCGCACCGAAGCACGTTCAGCAGGTTCAGGAAGAAAACCACCTGCGTTGGGACTCCCTCGGTGAGTTCCTGGCACTGGCTGAGTCCCTGCGTCACTTCGCTAACACCGCTGGCATCGACAAGGCTGCCGTGCTTGCCGACGCCCTGGACAAGGCAACCGAAAAGCTGCTCGACGAGAACCTCTCCCCATCCCGCAAGGTCGGCGAGATCGATAACCGCGGCTCCCACTTCTTCCTGACCAAGTTCTGGGCTGAAGAGCTGGCTGCACAGTCCGCTGACGCAGAGCTCGCTGGCATCTTCCAGCCGGTTGCTGCTTCCCTGGCTGCTGCATCCGCTGAGATCGAAAAGGACCTCCTGGACAACCAGGGCTCCCCAGCAGACCTCGGTGGCTACTACGCACCAGCGGAAGACAAGGTCACCGCTGTGATGCGCCCATCCGCGAAGTTCAACGAGATCATCGACGCTCTGAAGAAGTAA
- a CDS encoding DDE-type integrase/transposase/recombinase codes for MDSWILQGPQNGRCIASWILCSRYIVGFTIQTHESSAIASQLLEQIVKANDLNINTADIAIVHSDNGGPMTSENMQQTLASYNISQSLSRPSVLGDNAQRQSYHRVVKYHRLTDRHNLPKTIDEAMSLFSEIIDTYNTIDYHSGIGFYTPHMVYNDTAPTVAATRLAKKQAHYQQHPERYTKPPRIQLPPDAVTINQPKPQKLYTCE; via the coding sequence GTGGATTCTTGGATACTACAAGGGCCTCAAAATGGCCGATGTATTGCTTCATGGATCTTATGCTCCCGCTACATCGTCGGGTTTACCATCCAAACGCATGAATCATCAGCGATAGCCTCACAGTTGCTTGAGCAGATCGTCAAAGCAAATGACCTTAACATCAACACCGCTGACATTGCTATTGTCCACAGCGATAACGGTGGCCCGATGACCAGCGAGAACATGCAACAAACCTTGGCGTCGTACAACATCAGTCAGTCACTGTCCCGCCCGAGCGTATTAGGTGACAACGCGCAGAGGCAGTCATATCACAGGGTCGTGAAATATCACCGCCTCACAGACCGTCACAACCTGCCGAAGACCATTGATGAAGCCATGAGCCTATTTTCCGAAATTATCGACACCTACAACACCATTGACTATCACTCCGGCATTGGCTTTTATACCCCGCACATGGTCTACAACGACACCGCCCCCACAGTGGCCGCAACACGGCTAGCGAAGAAACAGGCCCACTACCAACAACACCCCGAGCGCTACACCAAGCCCCCACGAATCCAACTACCACCCGATGCAGTAACCATCAACCAACCCAAACCACAAAAGCTCTACACCTGCGAATAA
- a CDS encoding AlbA family DNA-binding domain-containing protein, translated as MTPLTDTSPEQLAARVHRFLALPAELPWIKFKTKSAATGAEIARYVSALSNSATLNDENSAYLIWGISDDHHVVGTTFSWQTTKGKGNEDLLPWLTRAIIPTPQLKFLDV; from the coding sequence ATGACACCACTCACCGACACGTCACCAGAGCAACTTGCTGCTCGAGTTCATCGGTTCCTCGCGCTCCCCGCAGAGCTACCCTGGATTAAGTTCAAGACCAAGTCAGCAGCCACAGGCGCCGAAATCGCCCGCTACGTTAGCGCGCTCAGCAACTCAGCCACCCTCAACGATGAAAACTCTGCCTATCTCATCTGGGGCATCAGCGATGACCACCATGTCGTCGGCACAACTTTCTCCTGGCAGACGACAAAGGGCAAAGGAAACGAGGACCTTCTCCCCTGGCTAACCAGGGCAATTATCCCGACCCCTCAATTGAAATTTCTAGATGTTTAG
- a CDS encoding class III lanthionine synthetase LanKC N-terminal domain-containing protein, with product MQTLKISDKNSDAWEQHYFAPEADPVCGYKIHVNLTEHQFQAGKTLLVEEYSKRRVDFKVCNTQSFCERLNNGNYGVTQIGKAATVYVATPERLSSEAQFLQAMLAEFSGPCPPTDLRIPNSGILSYRWEARNEPQAREICSGVPLPVFDPIGGLSAVGNPFLELKKSGIDLIITRCLRQSSKGAVYEGIAKGTRVKSPTTYRPVILKEFRKYASKSHLGHDAWDIGRSEIKSYKQLRPLHVTPQLFWEGTSNESIYLLLESPAGFVPLQEFAKNLSTECLDVICSKVESLIKTIANSDVRWIDVSPSNILINNKLEIKAIDFEIISDERGTTYYGLHPVLKEQAPTPRELVSLLRGSLEALIRD from the coding sequence ATGCAAACACTGAAAATTTCCGATAAGAATAGTGATGCCTGGGAACAACACTATTTCGCCCCAGAAGCAGACCCTGTCTGTGGGTACAAAATACATGTGAACCTAACAGAGCACCAATTTCAAGCCGGAAAGACCCTTCTAGTGGAGGAATACTCAAAAAGAAGGGTTGATTTCAAAGTCTGCAATACTCAAAGTTTTTGTGAACGACTAAATAACGGCAACTATGGTGTCACTCAAATCGGGAAGGCGGCAACAGTTTACGTCGCCACACCCGAGAGACTCAGTAGTGAAGCACAATTTCTTCAAGCTATGCTTGCCGAATTCAGCGGTCCTTGTCCCCCAACAGATCTCCGTATCCCCAACAGCGGCATTCTTAGCTATAGATGGGAGGCGAGGAATGAACCCCAAGCCCGCGAAATCTGCAGTGGTGTACCGCTTCCCGTCTTTGATCCGATTGGAGGCTTATCCGCCGTCGGAAATCCTTTCCTCGAACTCAAAAAGTCAGGGATAGACCTAATTATCACTCGCTGCCTTCGCCAGAGCTCCAAAGGTGCTGTTTATGAAGGGATCGCCAAGGGGACTCGGGTGAAGTCCCCAACAACATATCGACCAGTAATTCTAAAGGAATTTAGAAAATACGCATCCAAGTCACACTTAGGACACGATGCTTGGGACATAGGGCGAAGCGAAATAAAGTCATATAAGCAACTAAGACCGCTTCACGTAACACCGCAGCTCTTCTGGGAAGGAACGTCTAACGAGTCAATATATCTCCTATTGGAATCACCTGCCGGGTTTGTGCCTCTTCAAGAATTCGCTAAGAATTTAAGCACAGAATGCCTCGACGTTATCTGTTCAAAGGTAGAGTCCCTTATCAAAACCATCGCAAACTCAGACGTACGGTGGATAGACGTATCTCCCTCGAACATTCTCATCAACAACAAACTAGAGATTAAGGCCATAGATTTCGAAATCATTAGTGATGAACGAGGGACCACCTATTATGGTCTCCATCCAGTTCTTAAAGAGCAAGCGCCTACCCCAAGAGAATTAGTAAGCTTATTGCGGGGAAGTCTAGAGGCACTGATCCGAGATTAA
- a CDS encoding MFS transporter translates to MQDYKTSYQKFWTTVRKNHPDYLRWFFADTASALGASLVAIPISLASYHLTGSLSQAGVIGAASSAGSMIMTIPAGMIIDRFNKKKLLLFYGLSQIAIWSTFSLLLYLSKFTFILLFFFSLFAGIISGAFGGLTNAILRFIIPETLLVQAQGRNQTRDNIIWMVGLPLGGFLYGLAPVIPFVVQTLSGLGLLYASRTFSMDLGKSNSEQRYSFREFWSDSKYSLTWIWKYPMLRTIFSIDIFSNFANFFLIASIDLWLAYLKFDGWIIGLTSTMFTIGMVAGGLLQDRLIKQFPGRNIIRATMLWELLWYLLLLVFSQYWALIAVAALFIVVPSIACNSYSGGLLALSAPPEKIGKCSAGARLMMGLLPIIASASAGIFLAAIGFQASMALCALCSVISCLIATSSVLRTLPKASEFNLLPVCE, encoded by the coding sequence ATGCAGGATTATAAGACTTCTTATCAAAAATTTTGGACCACCGTACGCAAGAATCATCCTGACTATCTACGTTGGTTCTTCGCCGATACAGCAAGCGCCTTGGGGGCATCCCTCGTGGCCATCCCTATTTCACTTGCGAGCTACCACCTCACTGGAAGCCTAAGTCAAGCGGGAGTGATTGGAGCCGCAAGTTCGGCCGGCTCGATGATCATGACGATCCCGGCCGGCATGATCATTGATCGTTTCAACAAAAAGAAGTTACTTCTCTTCTACGGGCTGAGCCAAATTGCTATTTGGTCAACCTTCTCGCTGCTACTTTACTTGAGCAAATTCACTTTCATACTTTTGTTCTTCTTTAGCCTGTTTGCGGGAATAATTTCAGGCGCGTTTGGAGGCCTAACCAACGCCATTTTGAGATTCATCATTCCCGAGACTTTGCTTGTTCAAGCGCAAGGCCGTAACCAAACTCGAGACAACATTATCTGGATGGTCGGACTACCTTTAGGAGGATTTCTCTACGGTCTAGCCCCGGTTATTCCCTTTGTTGTACAAACTTTGTCTGGGTTGGGTCTGCTTTATGCTTCAAGAACTTTCAGTATGGACCTGGGGAAGTCAAACAGCGAGCAACGGTATTCGTTTAGAGAATTCTGGTCCGATAGCAAATATTCTTTGACTTGGATTTGGAAATATCCGATGCTTCGAACAATTTTCAGCATCGATATCTTCTCCAACTTCGCCAACTTTTTCCTCATCGCGTCCATTGACCTATGGCTGGCATACCTCAAATTTGATGGTTGGATAATCGGCCTCACCTCAACCATGTTTACTATTGGAATGGTTGCTGGAGGACTTCTTCAAGACCGCCTCATCAAGCAATTTCCAGGAAGAAACATTATCCGAGCAACTATGCTTTGGGAACTACTGTGGTATCTGTTGCTTCTCGTATTTTCCCAGTATTGGGCACTCATCGCAGTCGCAGCACTTTTCATCGTAGTTCCATCCATTGCGTGCAACTCATACTCCGGAGGACTACTTGCGTTATCAGCACCTCCCGAAAAAATAGGAAAATGCTCGGCAGGAGCGCGTCTGATGATGGGATTGCTACCAATCATCGCTTCCGCCAGCGCGGGTATATTTCTCGCCGCAATTGGTTTTCAGGCAAGCATGGCGTTATGTGCACTGTGCTCGGTTATCTCCTGCTTGATAGCGACAAGTTCAGTCCTGCGCACACTACCTAAAGCATCCGAGTTCAATTTACTCCCCGTATGCGAGTAA
- a CDS encoding saccharopine dehydrogenase family protein, translating to MTRDFDIIVFGATSFVGKLTAQYLAREHGDLKIALAGRNWAKLQALQLPFPLLKADAANKSELDDLAKKTKVIISTVGPYTRYGDFLVDACAEHNTHYVDLCGEALFIRRVIDRWHGKTDAKIVHSCGFDSVPSDMGMFHLWLKSGRKEFSEVVMSVDKLQGGLSGGTVDSMREVSRDAKRMPKGGAILHSPYTLSPDHTKEPDLGEQPDFVARYIPLIKQWAGPFFMSMFNTRVVRRSNTLSGYRYGRALRYSEVAPTGEGLTGKLKAKALLGAVGAAFSAIMVDKLRKPLSAVVPEPGEGPAKLDDGGFTITHHGQALDGSYHSARVSAEGDPGYKVTAMMLGVAAVVLATSPAGLPEETGVLTPATGLGEPYLEALRAGGMYFS from the coding sequence ATGACTCGTGATTTTGACATCATTGTTTTTGGTGCAACTAGTTTCGTCGGCAAGCTCACTGCTCAGTATTTAGCGCGCGAACACGGTGACCTTAAGATCGCGCTCGCGGGGCGTAACTGGGCAAAGCTGCAGGCTTTGCAGCTCCCCTTCCCTCTCCTGAAGGCTGATGCAGCTAACAAGTCGGAGTTGGATGACCTCGCGAAGAAAACGAAAGTGATCATCTCCACCGTGGGCCCCTACACCCGCTACGGCGATTTCCTCGTTGATGCGTGTGCGGAACATAACACCCACTATGTGGACCTTTGCGGCGAAGCTCTGTTTATTCGCCGTGTGATTGATCGTTGGCACGGAAAGACGGATGCCAAAATTGTGCATTCCTGCGGTTTCGATTCCGTCCCTAGCGACATGGGCATGTTCCATCTGTGGCTCAAGAGTGGCCGTAAGGAATTTAGTGAGGTGGTGATGAGCGTCGATAAGCTGCAGGGCGGACTGTCGGGCGGCACCGTCGACTCGATGCGCGAGGTGAGCCGCGACGCGAAACGCATGCCAAAAGGCGGCGCAATTTTGCACAGCCCCTACACCCTGTCACCAGATCATACGAAGGAACCAGACCTCGGCGAACAGCCCGATTTTGTGGCCCGCTACATCCCGCTCATCAAACAGTGGGCTGGCCCCTTCTTCATGTCGATGTTCAACACCCGCGTCGTGCGCCGCTCCAACACGCTCAGCGGCTACCGCTATGGGCGGGCGCTACGCTACAGCGAAGTCGCCCCTACCGGCGAAGGGCTGACTGGCAAGCTCAAAGCGAAGGCGCTCCTCGGCGCGGTCGGCGCGGCCTTCTCCGCCATCATGGTGGACAAGCTGCGTAAACCGCTCTCCGCCGTGGTGCCGGAGCCGGGTGAAGGGCCCGCCAAGCTTGACGACGGCGGATTCACCATCACCCATCACGGCCAAGCCCTCGACGGCTCCTACCATTCCGCACGAGTCAGCGCCGAAGGGGACCCCGGATATAAAGTCACCGCAATGATGCTCGGCGTGGCCGCCGTTGTCCTAGCCACCTCCCCCGCCGGGTTGCCTGAGGAAACCGGCGTACTAACCCCTGCCACCGGTCTTGGGGAGCCCTACCTGGAAGCGCTCCGAGCTGGCGGGATGTATTTTAGCTAG
- a CDS encoding YbdD/YjiX family protein: MRIIKAVWWWLGEIVGENEYAKYVAHLRHHHPDRPIPSEREYFRQRYAEKAANPGARCC; the protein is encoded by the coding sequence ATGCGCATCATTAAAGCCGTGTGGTGGTGGCTCGGAGAGATCGTAGGAGAAAACGAGTACGCCAAATACGTGGCTCACCTAAGGCACCATCACCCAGACCGACCGATCCCCTCTGAGCGGGAATATTTCCGGCAACGCTACGCAGAAAAGGCCGCAAACCCAGGCGCGCGGTGCTGCTGA
- a CDS encoding carbon starvation CstA family protein, producing MTAVTSKLNAPDGVEFIHSDATDLPVGVVDNRNPSWKTKIFLVIVALMAAAGWGVVAFHRGETINAVWLVLAAVGSYIIAFTFYARLVEYQIVRPKDSRATPAEYHNDGKDFMPTDRRVLFGHHFAAIAGAGPLVGPVMAAQMGYLPGTLWIVVGVILAGAVQDYLVLWASTRRGGRSLGQMVKDEVGSVGGAAGILAVISIMIIIIAVLALVVVNALAESPWGVFSIAMTIPIALFMGVYLRYIRPGRVMEVSVIGVVLLLLSIVAGGWVADTSWGVEWFTLSKVTLAWALIAYGVIAAILPVWLLLAPRDYLSTFMKVGVIAMLAVGILIDRPEVHMPAITEFAKNGQGPVFAGNLFPFLFITIACGALSGFHALISSGTTPKLVEKESQMRMIGYGGMLMESFVAIMALITAVILDRHLYFAMNAPAALTGADPETAAAFVNSLNLPGVGLTPEQLTAAAQSVGEHTIISRTGGAPTLAFGMSQILTDIFGHPEMQAFWYHFAIMFEALFILTTVDAGTRVARFMMTDTLANVPGLKKFRDPEWTLGHWISTVFVCALWGAILLMGVTDPLGGINVLFPLFGIANQLLAAIALSLVLVIVVKKGYLKWAWIPGIPMFWDLIVTMYASWQKIFSSNPKIGYFAQHNRFADAKAQGLTQFGTAKTVEEIDAVIRNTMIQGVLSILFAVLTLAVVIAALVACARALAAQQRGEQTPTTEDEEVPSAYFAPRSMVATDVEKQLEELWAEQRPVAHAHH from the coding sequence ATGACTGCGGTAACTAGCAAGCTCAATGCCCCCGACGGTGTTGAATTCATCCATTCGGACGCCACCGATCTGCCGGTTGGCGTTGTTGACAATCGAAATCCGAGCTGGAAAACTAAAATCTTTCTTGTCATCGTCGCCCTGATGGCAGCAGCAGGCTGGGGCGTCGTAGCTTTTCATCGTGGGGAAACCATCAATGCGGTTTGGCTAGTGCTCGCAGCGGTGGGGTCGTACATCATTGCTTTCACCTTCTATGCGCGTTTGGTGGAATACCAGATTGTGCGCCCGAAGGACTCGCGTGCTACTCCCGCCGAATATCACAATGATGGCAAAGACTTCATGCCCACTGACCGCCGCGTTCTGTTTGGTCACCATTTCGCCGCTATTGCCGGTGCGGGGCCGTTGGTGGGGCCAGTAATGGCAGCCCAGATGGGGTATCTGCCTGGGACGTTGTGGATCGTTGTCGGTGTGATTCTTGCCGGTGCGGTCCAGGATTATTTGGTGCTGTGGGCGTCGACAAGGCGCGGCGGCCGCTCCCTGGGGCAGATGGTCAAGGACGAGGTCGGCTCTGTCGGTGGCGCCGCCGGTATCCTGGCCGTCATTTCCATCATGATCATCATCATCGCCGTGCTTGCGCTGGTGGTGGTGAACGCGTTGGCGGAATCACCGTGGGGTGTGTTCTCCATCGCGATGACAATCCCGATCGCACTGTTCATGGGTGTCTACCTGCGCTACATCCGGCCTGGCCGGGTCATGGAGGTATCTGTCATCGGTGTGGTGTTACTGCTGCTGTCCATCGTTGCAGGTGGCTGGGTCGCGGACACGTCCTGGGGTGTGGAGTGGTTCACGCTTTCCAAAGTCACCCTCGCGTGGGCGTTGATTGCTTACGGCGTCATTGCTGCGATCCTTCCGGTATGGCTGTTGCTGGCGCCGCGTGACTATCTCTCCACCTTCATGAAGGTCGGTGTGATCGCGATGCTGGCTGTGGGCATCCTCATTGACCGCCCTGAAGTGCACATGCCTGCGATCACAGAGTTCGCCAAGAACGGTCAAGGACCCGTGTTTGCGGGTAACCTCTTCCCATTCCTGTTCATCACCATTGCTTGTGGTGCACTGTCTGGATTCCATGCGCTGATCTCCTCAGGAACCACTCCGAAACTGGTCGAGAAAGAGTCGCAGATGCGCATGATCGGCTACGGCGGCATGCTCATGGAATCTTTCGTCGCGATCATGGCATTGATCACCGCCGTGATTTTGGACCGTCACCTTTACTTCGCAATGAACGCCCCAGCAGCTCTGACTGGAGCAGACCCTGAAACCGCAGCAGCCTTTGTCAACAGCTTGAACCTGCCTGGAGTTGGACTAACTCCGGAACAACTCACGGCCGCCGCACAATCGGTAGGCGAACACACCATCATCTCCCGCACCGGTGGTGCTCCGACGCTGGCCTTCGGCATGTCGCAAATTCTCACCGACATCTTCGGCCACCCAGAGATGCAGGCATTCTGGTACCACTTCGCCATCATGTTTGAGGCATTGTTTATCCTCACCACCGTCGACGCCGGAACCCGCGTGGCGCGTTTCATGATGACCGACACCCTGGCCAACGTGCCAGGACTGAAGAAGTTCCGTGACCCAGAATGGACGCTCGGACACTGGATCTCCACCGTCTTCGTATGTGCGCTCTGGGGTGCCATCCTGCTCATGGGTGTCACCGACCCTCTCGGCGGCATTAACGTGCTCTTCCCGCTGTTCGGCATCGCCAACCAGCTCCTAGCCGCCATCGCACTATCACTAGTTTTGGTAATCGTGGTGAAGAAGGGATACCTCAAGTGGGCGTGGATTCCCGGAATTCCGATGTTCTGGGACCTGATCGTGACCATGTACGCCTCCTGGCAGAAAATCTTCTCCAGCAACCCCAAGATTGGTTACTTTGCCCAGCACAACCGCTTTGCAGATGCCAAGGCTCAGGGGCTTACCCAATTTGGCACGGCGAAGACAGTTGAAGAAATCGATGCAGTCATCCGCAACACGATGATCCAGGGCGTGCTGTCGATTCTCTTTGCGGTCCTGACGCTCGCAGTAGTGATTGCTGCTCTGGTGGCATGTGCACGCGCACTGGCGGCCCAGCAGCGTGGCGAGCAGACCCCAACTACCGAGGACGAGGAAGTTCCATCAGCGTACTTCGCGCCACGCTCAATGGTGGCAACCGACGTAGAGAAGCAACTTGAAGAGCTCTGGGCAGAACAAAGGCCGGTGGCCCATGCGCATCATTAA
- a CDS encoding O-acetylhomoserine/O-acetylserine sulfhydrylase, with protein MPKYDNSNTSEWGFNTRAIHAAQPVDSDTGARNLPIYLTSSYVFDSAEHASQRFDLSDAGPVYSRLTNPTVAAVESRIADLEGGVHAVLFASGMAAETAAILNLAEAGSHIVSSPRLYGGTETLFQVTLKRLGIETTFVENPEDPESWQAAVQDNTVAFYGETFGNPIADVLDIPAVAEVAHRNSVPLIVDNTLATAALVRPLELGADIVVASLTKFYTGNGSGLGGVLVDGGTFDWTVERNGKPVFPQFVTPDPAYHGLKYADLGAPAFGLKARVGVLRDTGAAPSPLNAWITAQGLDTLSLRVERHNENALAVARFLSEHEKVASVNYAGLEDSPFYATKEKIGAKYTGSVLSFDIRGGREEAWRFIDALKLHSNLANVGDVRSLVVHPATTTHSQSDEAGLKRAGITQATIRLSVGIEDIADIIADLNRGFEAI; from the coding sequence ATGCCTAAATACGACAACTCCAACACCTCAGAGTGGGGATTCAACACCCGCGCAATCCACGCTGCACAACCGGTTGATTCCGACACGGGCGCGCGTAACCTGCCGATTTACCTCACATCCTCATATGTGTTTGATTCCGCAGAGCACGCCTCGCAGCGTTTCGATCTCTCTGATGCCGGACCGGTCTATTCCCGACTGACCAATCCGACTGTCGCCGCCGTGGAAAGCCGAATCGCGGACCTGGAGGGCGGCGTCCACGCGGTGTTGTTCGCTTCCGGAATGGCTGCAGAAACCGCTGCGATCCTGAACCTGGCTGAGGCTGGCAGCCACATCGTTTCCTCCCCTCGTCTCTACGGCGGCACCGAGACACTGTTCCAGGTCACGCTGAAGCGCCTTGGTATCGAGACCACCTTCGTGGAAAACCCAGAGGATCCCGAGTCCTGGCAAGCCGCGGTGCAGGACAACACCGTTGCTTTCTACGGGGAGACCTTCGGCAACCCAATCGCCGATGTGCTGGACATCCCTGCTGTAGCTGAGGTAGCTCACCGCAACAGCGTGCCACTGATCGTGGATAACACCCTGGCCACCGCTGCCCTGGTTCGCCCGCTGGAGCTGGGCGCCGATATCGTGGTGGCATCGCTTACCAAGTTCTACACCGGCAACGGCTCTGGCCTGGGTGGTGTGCTCGTTGACGGTGGCACCTTCGACTGGACTGTTGAGCGCAACGGCAAGCCTGTGTTCCCACAGTTCGTTACTCCGGACCCGGCATATCACGGACTGAAGTACGCTGACCTTGGTGCTCCAGCGTTTGGGCTGAAGGCGCGCGTCGGCGTGCTGCGCGATACCGGTGCCGCTCCTTCCCCGCTAAATGCGTGGATCACGGCGCAGGGCCTGGATACCCTCAGCTTGCGTGTGGAGCGCCACAACGAAAATGCCCTGGCAGTCGCACGTTTCTTGTCTGAGCATGAGAAGGTCGCGTCGGTGAACTACGCCGGTTTGGAGGATTCCCCGTTCTACGCTACGAAGGAGAAGATCGGCGCAAAATACACCGGCTCTGTGCTGTCCTTCGACATCAGGGGTGGCCGCGAGGAGGCTTGGCGCTTTATCGACGCCCTGAAGCTGCACTCGAACCTCGCGAACGTCGGCGATGTTCGTTCCCTGGTGGTGCACCCGGCCACCACCACGCATTCCCAGTCTGATGAGGCCGGTTTGAAACGAGCAGGTATCACACAAGCTACAATCCGACTATCCGTCGGCATTGAAGATATCGCCGATATCATTGCTGACCTGAACCGAGGTTTTGAGGCCATCTAA